In Terriglobus sp. TAA 43, a single window of DNA contains:
- a CDS encoding serine/threonine-protein kinase: MEGLGPRQYGPYVVLEQIGSGGMGAVYRARDRRLERDVAIKVLHRNLEMAGARDRFLREARAVSSLNHPNISTIFDIGEQDGDPYLVMELLHGESIKDRLHDGVPVLEDELISIAMQAAQALAAAHAKGIVHRDIKPANLFLVDGPDGEVQLKVLDFGLAKVEHDRILLGPSGLTRTGATVGTVEYMSPEQARGEDLDPRSDLFSLGAVLYELATGDVPFRGATSAVVFAELLGSEPIPPRKVNTELSTGMDSIIQRLLQKKRENRTPSANALLEELRKLKGPSGSSTVSNAHPSSSSHVRATRVSREPVSVSDPTARSVHGHAPSGTRTSAMRSTPRDSAVRGVARGPVIHSPSSFEREVAAGGIRWWIPATVVALVLAAVGAFLYLRQRGSAVGGQGVISTGLQVTQFDNNTGDNLLQDVPAIAMQILLREMPSLHVTGYAPPLNSNEPDAQEIARRSGADAYLTGSVSRDGNSYHIHAQILRTSDKGELAAEDVDASSAVEIPNALSRLAVALRTHLGESPDQASANTVPLANEATNSLNALSLYAKGMAYLRAGQITNAIDELTRALADDPSFVPARLALVETLRESGAQVERLRAATALKAAATKGSPCQQSRIAYETTDAASAAMEAAQAWSNLCSLQPEAHVAMARSLLAAGRTAEAESIGTTAVQLDPAGRIAVSVATEAMIAQAHYESAQKEQGRAASLNAASPGLALLAAYLRNDQAAETQWAAVTAASNSFSDYWYYLTYLGDRGRLAEAHSFGTAAFTRLSAQPQVVSSAALLHARLDAMEAMAGHCHNELPSIAEAGDTTKFYAGLAKAWCKHSATDSLPADAAQKTLIQAAVLWSTGDPQGALNLLQEDKTSAQSTVAVLLRGESYLKLGQQVLAIGDFKAALTRRGEALLTGTLAYPVAQAGLATSYRTMGDDPNASRAEDDLKNLWKDADPSEPLLRGSN; encoded by the coding sequence ATGGAGGGTCTCGGCCCACGACAGTACGGGCCCTACGTCGTACTTGAACAGATTGGCTCTGGTGGCATGGGAGCGGTGTATCGCGCTCGGGATCGCCGTCTGGAGCGCGACGTTGCCATCAAGGTGCTGCATCGGAACCTGGAGATGGCAGGCGCCCGCGATCGTTTTCTGCGTGAGGCCCGCGCCGTTTCCTCGCTGAATCATCCGAACATCTCCACCATCTTCGACATCGGGGAACAGGACGGTGATCCGTACCTGGTGATGGAGCTATTACACGGTGAGTCGATCAAGGATCGCTTGCACGATGGCGTTCCGGTTTTAGAAGACGAACTCATCTCCATTGCCATGCAGGCAGCGCAGGCACTTGCCGCAGCGCATGCGAAGGGCATTGTTCATCGCGACATTAAGCCAGCAAACCTCTTCCTGGTGGACGGCCCGGATGGTGAAGTTCAACTGAAGGTGTTGGATTTCGGCCTGGCGAAAGTGGAGCATGACCGCATCCTTCTTGGGCCGTCAGGCTTGACGCGTACTGGTGCGACCGTAGGGACGGTGGAATATATGTCTCCCGAACAGGCGCGCGGGGAAGATCTGGATCCACGCTCGGACCTGTTCTCATTGGGAGCGGTGCTATATGAATTGGCGACCGGTGATGTTCCGTTTCGCGGAGCTACCAGCGCCGTTGTGTTCGCAGAACTTTTGGGTTCTGAGCCCATTCCACCCCGCAAGGTGAACACGGAGTTGTCGACGGGGATGGACTCGATCATTCAGCGTCTTCTGCAGAAGAAACGCGAGAATCGTACTCCATCTGCGAATGCGTTGCTTGAGGAATTACGAAAGCTGAAAGGGCCTTCAGGCTCTTCCACGGTCAGCAACGCGCACCCTTCGAGCTCCTCGCATGTTCGCGCGACACGTGTATCGCGTGAGCCTGTGTCTGTCTCTGACCCGACAGCGAGAAGTGTGCATGGACACGCTCCCTCGGGCACTCGTACGTCCGCGATGCGTTCTACTCCGAGGGATTCCGCAGTTAGAGGTGTGGCGCGGGGCCCGGTGATTCATTCGCCCTCGTCGTTTGAGCGCGAGGTTGCAGCCGGCGGCATACGCTGGTGGATTCCTGCCACGGTCGTGGCACTGGTTCTTGCGGCGGTGGGTGCCTTTCTATATCTTCGCCAGCGAGGCAGTGCGGTTGGTGGTCAGGGCGTGATTAGTACGGGATTGCAGGTCACGCAGTTTGATAACAATACCGGCGATAACCTTCTGCAAGATGTTCCTGCGATTGCCATGCAGATTCTGCTGCGCGAGATGCCATCGCTGCACGTGACCGGATATGCGCCTCCGCTGAATTCGAATGAACCGGATGCCCAGGAGATAGCGCGGCGAAGTGGTGCAGATGCTTATCTGACTGGGAGCGTCTCGCGTGATGGCAACAGCTATCACATTCATGCGCAGATACTGCGGACGTCGGACAAGGGCGAGCTTGCGGCAGAAGACGTTGATGCCTCTTCCGCTGTGGAGATTCCGAATGCGCTGAGCCGCCTTGCTGTGGCCTTGCGAACGCATCTTGGTGAGAGCCCTGATCAGGCATCCGCGAATACTGTTCCTTTGGCCAACGAGGCCACGAATTCACTCAATGCCTTAAGCCTGTATGCGAAGGGGATGGCGTATCTCCGTGCTGGACAGATAACGAACGCGATTGACGAGCTCACTCGCGCCCTGGCTGACGACCCATCTTTTGTGCCTGCGCGACTCGCACTTGTGGAAACACTGCGTGAATCAGGTGCTCAGGTAGAACGTCTTCGTGCTGCGACTGCGTTGAAAGCTGCCGCAACCAAGGGAAGCCCTTGCCAGCAAAGCCGCATCGCTTACGAAACGACAGACGCCGCGTCTGCAGCGATGGAAGCAGCACAAGCCTGGAGCAACCTGTGTAGCCTGCAGCCAGAGGCGCACGTTGCAATGGCGCGTTCTCTCCTCGCAGCGGGACGTACGGCGGAGGCCGAAAGCATAGGAACAACTGCCGTTCAACTCGATCCCGCGGGACGCATCGCCGTCTCAGTGGCTACAGAGGCAATGATTGCTCAGGCTCACTACGAATCGGCGCAGAAAGAGCAGGGCAGAGCCGCAAGCTTAAACGCTGCTTCGCCGGGGCTTGCATTGCTCGCGGCATATCTTAGAAACGATCAAGCCGCGGAAACGCAATGGGCAGCAGTTACAGCGGCGTCCAATAGCTTCAGCGATTACTGGTACTACCTGACGTACCTGGGTGACCGCGGGCGCCTGGCAGAAGCGCATAGTTTTGGCACAGCCGCGTTCACGCGCTTAAGCGCACAGCCTCAGGTTGTCTCGTCGGCCGCGCTCTTGCATGCGCGGCTGGACGCGATGGAAGCGATGGCAGGACATTGTCACAATGAATTGCCGTCTATCGCCGAAGCCGGGGACACCACGAAATTCTATGCTGGCCTTGCGAAGGCATGGTGTAAGCATTCCGCAACCGACAGTCTTCCCGCGGACGCTGCGCAGAAGACGTTGATCCAAGCCGCAGTGTTATGGAGCACGGGAGATCCGCAAGGCGCATTGAACCTGCTGCAAGAGGACAAGACCAGTGCTCAATCTACTGTGGCCGTGTTGCTTCGTGGCGAATCGTATTTGAAGCTTGGCCAGCAGGTACTGGCCATTGGCGATTTCAAAGCTGCTCTTACACGGCGAGGCGAGGCGCTGCTTACCGGAACACTGGCGTATCCCGTGGCACAAGCGGGCCTGGCGACTTCTTATCGCACAATGGGAGATGATCCCAATGCGAGTCGCGCTGAAGATGATTTGAAGAACCTCTGGAAGGATGCCGATCCATCTGAGCCGCTGCTTCGCGGATCGAATTAG
- a CDS encoding VCBS repeat-containing protein, with translation MRWPAPTSLAAIVSVVALLGASRPADIAFRVQMIDPGYGETVTVADINRDGKLDIVSGEHWFEAPGWTKHPLRAINYSSGYIDNFADLAMDVDGDGWTDIIQFSYFAHNIVWLKNPGKAGGEWKASEIDNSGPTEFAFLVDLDNDGKANELLPEFDRPSVPAAWFEHRDGKWIKHVVAPQSYGHGIGVGDMNGDGRNDILTPKGWLEAPADVRAEGYWKFHPTDWGWKYIPPSGTPADEVKLSAAAQRGGAQFGYMYLLDINGDGRKDLLTGMAHDYGLAWYEQTADGHFVQHVIDSSWSQAHASQLVDMNGDGQPDLVIGKRYFAHNGGDPGEREPVGIYWYEWGKVSPATAQNGGVEWVRHIVDYGGRMGGGVQTVAVDIDGDGDIDVVSANKSGLFLAENLTKSPTKGGRR, from the coding sequence ATGCGCTGGCCAGCTCCCACTTCCCTTGCTGCAATCGTCTCAGTCGTTGCCTTACTTGGCGCCAGCCGCCCTGCGGACATCGCTTTTCGCGTGCAGATGATTGATCCGGGCTACGGTGAAACAGTCACGGTTGCAGACATCAATCGCGACGGCAAGCTGGACATTGTGTCAGGAGAACATTGGTTTGAAGCGCCCGGATGGACAAAGCATCCCTTGCGCGCCATCAACTACTCCAGTGGCTACATCGACAACTTTGCAGACCTCGCGATGGATGTGGACGGTGACGGCTGGACCGACATCATTCAATTCAGTTATTTCGCGCACAATATCGTCTGGTTGAAGAATCCCGGCAAAGCGGGTGGGGAGTGGAAGGCAAGCGAGATCGATAACAGTGGTCCCACGGAGTTCGCCTTCCTCGTTGATCTGGATAACGACGGAAAAGCAAACGAACTGCTGCCAGAGTTCGACCGCCCGAGTGTACCTGCAGCATGGTTTGAACATCGTGATGGCAAGTGGATCAAGCATGTTGTCGCCCCGCAAAGCTATGGCCACGGCATCGGTGTAGGCGATATGAATGGCGATGGCCGCAACGACATCCTCACGCCCAAGGGTTGGCTGGAAGCACCGGCCGACGTTCGCGCGGAAGGCTATTGGAAGTTTCACCCCACCGATTGGGGATGGAAGTACATTCCTCCTTCGGGAACACCCGCGGATGAAGTGAAGCTATCCGCAGCAGCGCAACGGGGTGGCGCGCAATTTGGCTACATGTACTTGTTAGACATCAATGGCGATGGTCGCAAAGATCTGTTGACCGGCATGGCACACGATTACGGTCTGGCTTGGTACGAACAAACGGCAGACGGCCATTTTGTTCAGCATGTGATTGATAGTTCGTGGTCGCAGGCGCACGCATCACAACTGGTTGATATGAACGGCGACGGGCAGCCCGACCTCGTGATTGGAAAGCGCTATTTCGCACACAACGGCGGCGATCCCGGTGAGCGAGAGCCGGTCGGGATCTACTGGTATGAATGGGGGAAGGTGTCTCCAGCAACGGCACAGAATGGCGGCGTGGAATGGGTTCGCCACATTGTTGATTACGGTGGCCGCATGGGCGGTGGCGTTCAAACAGTAGCCGTGGACATCGACGGCGACGGCGATATCGACGTGGTCAGCGCAAACAAATCTGGATTGTTTCTTGCGGAGAATCTCACCAAGTCACCCACGAAAGGTGGTCGCCGCTAA
- a CDS encoding efflux RND transporter permease subunit, whose translation MSALIRILLRMRALVLIVLACMLVAGTFGAMQLDVEAYPDPSPPLVEIITQNPAWSAEEMEQQVTAPVETALYGVQHLDGIRSISIFGLSDVKLYFTFTSDYFHDKQEVLDRLQLLQLPNGLQPQLSPWSPIGEIYRYQLTGPYTLYDLTATQDWLVTREMKQVPGIIDVTTFGGDVKQYQIEADPQKLLAHGVTLPQVTAAVQNSNANAGGNYISLGEQSVNVRAVGQLHTVDDIKQVVVASNRGVPVLVGDVADVKIGSQQRMGKIGRNHDPDAVEGIVLLNKNEESIPALEALKVKIHDLNHGLLPPGMHIDTISDRTNLIDRTEHTVKHVIITGLVLVTLILLFMLGDVRTTIIAAATIPFAVLFAFSMMAMTGHSANLISIGAIDFGILVDASIVVLENIHRKLSRRLPEDDLATLIIEGVQEASRPVLFSTVIILVAFIPLFTMEGVPGKIFAPMSVTYGFALIGALLFGLVFAPVLAMVLAPKGPPPARPEEDDAHAGEGTWLSNFFRHHYNRIFTLTLRRSKFVWGVALIALIISGFIFVYGVGGEFMPPLEEGNLWVRATLPQDVSFDVASTTVDSLREDFQRFPEVKQVVSQLGRPNDGTDVTTFNNLEFLVDLKDESTWPADVHGSKEKLIEQMQHALSKYPGVVFGFSQQIQDNVEEAMSGVKGENSLKIFGDDLDQLSKQAVAVQNVMEKVQGVQDVGIFKVDGQPSLVIRVDRAKAARYNIAPADVNAAVQAAVGGSAVTQLIEGDRRFDITVRYPKSYRDNPDSVGKILLPAGDGSSVPLSEVADIGVRQGSFQIFREAGRRYIPIKFSVRGRDLAATITDLQAQLKQKIQLPNGYTYAWAGEFDSLKKEQKRLSVIIPISLLAILILLYTQFNTWLDAVIVLATLPFAAIGGILALLITHTSFSISAAVGFTSLTGVATLGAVVFLSGIRRAQKRHGARHGLREGCLDEMRPVLMACMSAGLGLLPAAISNGIGAQAQQPLARVVVGGMITTVFSILCLTPLMARRLPKNFEEETV comes from the coding sequence ATGTCTGCTCTCATTCGCATTCTTCTGCGCATGCGCGCGCTGGTTCTGATTGTGCTGGCATGCATGCTGGTCGCAGGAACCTTTGGCGCCATGCAGCTTGACGTTGAGGCGTATCCCGACCCCTCTCCACCGCTGGTTGAAATCATCACGCAGAATCCTGCGTGGTCCGCCGAGGAGATGGAACAGCAGGTTACCGCACCTGTTGAGACCGCGCTGTACGGCGTGCAACATCTCGACGGAATCCGTTCTATCTCCATCTTTGGCCTCTCCGATGTGAAGCTGTACTTCACCTTTACGAGCGACTATTTTCACGACAAGCAGGAAGTGCTGGATCGCCTGCAACTGTTGCAGCTTCCCAATGGCTTGCAGCCGCAACTTTCGCCTTGGTCACCCATTGGTGAAATCTATCGCTATCAACTGACCGGCCCCTACACGTTGTATGACCTCACGGCTACGCAGGACTGGCTCGTGACGCGTGAGATGAAGCAGGTTCCCGGCATCATCGACGTCACCACCTTCGGCGGCGATGTCAAGCAGTACCAGATTGAAGCCGATCCTCAGAAGCTGCTGGCTCACGGTGTAACGTTGCCGCAGGTTACGGCTGCGGTGCAGAACTCCAACGCCAACGCAGGTGGCAACTACATCTCACTCGGCGAACAGAGTGTCAATGTACGCGCTGTTGGTCAGTTGCACACGGTGGACGACATCAAGCAGGTTGTCGTCGCCAGCAATCGCGGTGTACCTGTTCTTGTTGGCGATGTTGCAGATGTGAAGATCGGTTCGCAGCAGCGCATGGGCAAGATCGGTCGCAACCATGATCCGGATGCGGTGGAAGGCATCGTTCTGCTCAACAAGAACGAAGAGTCAATCCCTGCACTGGAAGCACTCAAGGTCAAGATTCACGATCTGAATCATGGGCTGCTACCACCGGGCATGCACATCGACACCATCAGCGATCGAACCAACCTGATCGATCGGACCGAACACACGGTGAAGCACGTTATCATCACCGGTCTCGTGCTGGTGACGTTAATCCTGCTGTTCATGCTCGGCGATGTACGCACCACTATCATCGCCGCGGCGACGATTCCCTTCGCCGTGTTATTCGCGTTTTCGATGATGGCCATGACAGGCCATTCCGCGAACCTGATCTCCATCGGCGCGATCGACTTCGGCATCCTAGTCGACGCTTCCATCGTGGTACTGGAAAACATCCATCGCAAACTATCGCGACGATTGCCGGAAGACGATCTCGCTACCCTCATCATCGAAGGCGTTCAGGAAGCATCTCGTCCTGTTCTCTTCTCCACTGTCATCATCCTGGTGGCGTTCATTCCGCTGTTCACCATGGAAGGTGTGCCGGGTAAGATCTTCGCGCCCATGTCGGTCACGTACGGCTTTGCGCTCATTGGCGCGTTGCTATTCGGCCTGGTCTTTGCTCCGGTGCTTGCAATGGTGCTGGCTCCGAAGGGGCCACCCCCGGCACGTCCGGAAGAAGACGATGCACATGCGGGTGAAGGTACATGGCTGTCGAACTTCTTTCGTCACCACTACAACCGCATCTTCACGCTCACGCTACGGCGATCGAAATTCGTGTGGGGAGTCGCGCTCATCGCTCTCATCATTTCGGGTTTCATCTTTGTCTACGGAGTTGGCGGCGAATTTATGCCTCCACTTGAAGAAGGCAACCTGTGGGTACGTGCAACGTTGCCGCAGGATGTCTCTTTTGATGTGGCTTCCACTACGGTCGACAGTCTTCGTGAAGACTTCCAGCGTTTTCCTGAAGTGAAACAGGTAGTCTCGCAACTTGGCCGTCCAAACGATGGAACAGACGTCACCACCTTCAACAACCTGGAATTCCTCGTTGACCTGAAGGACGAAAGCACCTGGCCTGCGGATGTACACGGCAGCAAGGAGAAGTTGATTGAGCAGATGCAACACGCGCTCAGCAAGTATCCCGGTGTCGTGTTCGGCTTCTCTCAGCAGATTCAGGACAACGTGGAAGAAGCGATGTCCGGCGTGAAGGGCGAGAACTCACTGAAGATCTTCGGTGATGATCTCGACCAACTCTCAAAGCAGGCCGTCGCCGTCCAAAACGTGATGGAAAAGGTGCAGGGTGTGCAGGACGTTGGCATCTTCAAGGTCGATGGCCAGCCGTCGTTGGTCATTCGCGTGGATCGTGCGAAGGCAGCACGCTACAACATCGCCCCTGCTGATGTGAACGCCGCAGTGCAGGCTGCGGTGGGAGGGTCGGCCGTTACGCAATTGATCGAAGGTGATCGTCGCTTCGATATCACAGTTCGTTATCCCAAAAGCTATCGCGATAATCCCGACTCAGTAGGCAAGATTCTTCTGCCCGCCGGTGATGGATCTTCCGTGCCGCTCAGCGAGGTCGCGGACATTGGCGTGCGTCAAGGCAGCTTCCAGATCTTCCGTGAAGCAGGCCGTCGCTACATCCCCATCAAGTTCAGCGTTCGCGGACGCGATCTTGCTGCAACCATCACCGATCTGCAAGCGCAGTTGAAACAGAAGATTCAGCTACCCAACGGCTATACCTATGCCTGGGCCGGTGAATTCGACTCGTTGAAGAAGGAACAGAAGCGCCTGTCTGTGATCATCCCGATCAGCTTGCTGGCCATTCTGATCCTTCTATATACGCAGTTCAACACGTGGCTGGATGCGGTGATCGTGCTGGCGACTCTTCCTTTCGCGGCCATTGGAGGCATTCTGGCGTTGCTCATCACACACACATCGTTTTCCATCTCGGCAGCGGTTGGCTTTACTTCGCTGACCGGTGTGGCAACGCTGGGCGCGGTGGTCTTCCTGTCCGGCATCCGTCGGGCGCAGAAGCGTCATGGTGCACGTCATGGCCTTCGTGAAGGTTGTCTCGATGAAATGCGGCCAGTTCTGATGGCATGCATGTCGGCTGGCCTCGGTCTTCTGCCTGCTGCCATCAGCAACGGCATTGGAGCACAAGCACAACAACCATTGGCGCGTGTGGTGGTGGGTGGCATGATCACCACCGTGTTCTCCATCCTGTGCCTTACCCCACTGATGGCTCGTAGGCTTCCAAAGAACTTCGAAGAAGAGACCGTCTAG
- a CDS encoding efflux RND transporter periplasmic adaptor subunit, whose amino-acid sequence MIRTQSVALLLSATLLVTGCKKKETPEADLPASNIVTTTAHATTLNDSLAVPAHIEANPTQTVHIYPPLSGRIVEMKVVAGQEVHKGQVVALLQSGDVASARSDFEKAKTESDRADRALARGKILLDHEVLSQAAYLELQATAASGHAELERARQRLHELGFSENGTSDVAPITSPISGTVIDVGTANGELQKSVDNATNGIVTIANLDSVWIVGEVFERDIALLKQSENVDVTVQAYPNETFHGRVANVGDTFDPTTHTLRARVVLPNPGHRLKPAMFASLKIARPSQNAVVVPNTAVIHDGESTGVYVKGADGKFNLRQVKVGAAHGDDVEILSGLQGGETIVKTGASFLRAPATGD is encoded by the coding sequence ATGATCAGGACGCAAAGCGTCGCCCTGCTGTTGTCTGCCACCTTGTTGGTGACCGGCTGCAAGAAGAAAGAAACTCCCGAGGCTGATCTTCCTGCTTCGAACATTGTCACTACCACTGCGCACGCCACCACACTGAACGATTCGCTCGCTGTGCCCGCGCATATCGAAGCGAACCCCACGCAGACGGTGCATATCTATCCACCGCTGTCGGGCCGCATCGTAGAGATGAAAGTAGTTGCAGGACAGGAAGTTCATAAAGGACAGGTTGTTGCTCTGTTGCAGAGTGGCGATGTTGCCTCCGCACGCTCCGACTTTGAGAAGGCTAAGACCGAGTCGGATCGCGCTGATCGAGCGTTGGCTCGCGGCAAAATCCTGTTGGATCACGAGGTTCTTTCGCAAGCCGCATATCTCGAACTGCAAGCCACCGCAGCGTCTGGCCATGCCGAGTTGGAGCGCGCACGTCAGCGTCTACACGAGCTTGGCTTTAGTGAAAACGGAACGTCAGATGTTGCGCCAATCACCTCCCCCATCTCCGGTACTGTGATTGATGTTGGTACGGCGAATGGTGAGTTACAGAAGTCCGTGGACAACGCGACGAACGGCATTGTCACCATCGCAAATCTCGATTCTGTCTGGATCGTCGGCGAAGTCTTTGAACGGGATATCGCGCTGCTCAAGCAATCAGAGAACGTTGATGTCACCGTACAGGCGTATCCCAACGAAACGTTCCACGGCAGGGTTGCCAACGTTGGCGATACTTTCGATCCAACGACACACACTTTGCGTGCGCGTGTTGTCCTGCCAAACCCTGGCCATCGCCTAAAGCCCGCGATGTTTGCGAGTCTTAAGATTGCACGTCCATCGCAAAACGCAGTGGTGGTGCCAAACACCGCAGTGATTCACGATGGTGAAAGCACTGGCGTCTATGTGAAGGGCGCAGATGGCAAGTTCAATCTGCGACAAGTGAAGGTGGGCGCAGCACACGGCGACGACGTTGAGATCCTCAGCGGTCTGCAGGGCGGCGAAACCATCGTGAAGACGGGTGCCAGCTTCCTGCGCGCACCGGCGACAGGAGACTAA
- a CDS encoding TolC family protein, with translation MKRILLSAGLVLLHPAVYAQATASPPTPPQPLTLQQAVDYARLHSPGLLGAQAHLSAIQANEITAGLRLNPNLVAEGTQMSLANSDSNGPPFYGVGLQRTFEVGGKRSLRIAAAKANTGVASAQVDDQRRGLDLAVKQAFTGMLQAKVALTIANDNLTDYRKTVELMQVRLDAGDVDRTDFERVELQLAGFENDQTNAQLNLTQASEQLQVLLGEPSVLTTFDISGALDLPALASSLQQLENAALAARPDLVAAQRQVNANEAAIHLADAMGKTDPQFGVEYEHSGTASTVGANLQIPLRIFDRNQGEKERTRREADSSRLLLQQARNQVISDVDQSYAAYQAAVQQNARYQQKYLAEAAHVRDNIQFAYRNGNATLLDYLSALQDYRQTNLAALNAQANAQNALHQLSYATATEVNP, from the coding sequence ATGAAGCGAATCTTGCTGTCTGCGGGGCTGGTATTACTGCATCCCGCGGTCTATGCACAAGCGACAGCCTCTCCGCCTACCCCGCCGCAACCGCTTACGCTGCAACAGGCGGTGGACTATGCACGACTGCATAGTCCGGGCCTGCTGGGTGCCCAGGCACATCTGTCTGCCATTCAGGCGAATGAAATCACTGCCGGACTACGCCTGAATCCGAATCTTGTGGCTGAAGGCACACAGATGAGTCTTGCCAACAGCGACTCGAATGGGCCGCCGTTCTATGGTGTTGGGTTACAGCGGACGTTTGAAGTGGGCGGCAAACGCTCTCTTCGTATTGCCGCAGCAAAAGCCAATACCGGCGTCGCCTCGGCCCAGGTGGACGATCAGCGCCGCGGGCTGGATCTGGCGGTTAAACAGGCATTCACTGGCATGCTGCAGGCGAAGGTGGCGCTTACGATTGCCAACGACAATCTCACCGACTATCGCAAGACGGTGGAACTGATGCAGGTCCGGCTGGATGCCGGAGATGTCGATCGCACGGACTTTGAGCGCGTAGAACTTCAGCTCGCAGGCTTTGAAAACGATCAGACGAATGCTCAACTGAATCTGACACAGGCCAGCGAACAGTTGCAGGTGTTGCTGGGCGAGCCTTCCGTACTGACAACCTTCGACATCAGCGGAGCGCTCGATCTTCCAGCGCTGGCAAGCTCCTTGCAGCAGTTGGAAAATGCAGCATTGGCGGCTCGGCCAGATCTGGTCGCGGCGCAACGCCAGGTGAACGCAAACGAAGCCGCAATTCATCTCGCCGACGCAATGGGCAAGACCGATCCGCAGTTTGGCGTGGAGTATGAACATAGCGGCACTGCAAGCACCGTAGGCGCGAACCTTCAGATTCCGTTGCGCATCTTCGATCGCAACCAGGGTGAGAAAGAACGCACGCGGCGTGAAGCTGATTCGAGTCGGCTGTTGCTGCAGCAGGCGCGCAATCAGGTCATCAGTGACGTCGATCAGTCGTACGCCGCGTATCAGGCGGCTGTGCAACAGAACGCGCGTTATCAGCAGAAGTATCTGGCAGAAGCCGCACACGTACGCGACAACATCCAATTCGCATATCGCAACGGAAACGCCACACTGCTGGACTACCTGTCCGCATTGCAGGACTACCGTCAAACCAATCTTGCCGCGCTGAACGCGCAGGCCAACGCGCAGAATGCGCTGCACCAGCTCTCTTACGCTACGGCGACCGAGGTGAATCCATGA
- a CDS encoding glycosyltransferase family 4 protein, with product MGIPSEKVHTIPYGVRLERFQPTGEPPVDRLEILFVGNVGLRKGVPYLLEAFARLRHPNKRLRVVGGMSREFPAVLERLPKEHVEFTGILPQQQVAEIMSRSHLLVLPSVEEGLALVQGQALACGCPVLATTNTGGEDLFHDEVEGFIVPIRDVEALTDRMERIAQDPALQQRLRAAGLERVKHLGGWETYGDRWEKLLQNSLTAKR from the coding sequence ATGGGAATTCCCAGCGAAAAGGTCCATACAATCCCTTACGGCGTGCGTCTGGAACGCTTTCAGCCCACGGGTGAGCCGCCCGTAGACCGCCTGGAGATTCTCTTTGTAGGCAACGTTGGGCTGCGCAAAGGCGTTCCTTACCTCCTGGAGGCGTTTGCGCGGTTGCGGCATCCGAACAAGCGATTGCGAGTTGTCGGCGGTATGAGCCGCGAGTTCCCGGCCGTGCTGGAACGGTTGCCCAAAGAACACGTCGAGTTCACCGGCATTCTTCCGCAACAGCAAGTGGCTGAAATCATGAGCCGCAGTCACCTGCTGGTGTTGCCCAGCGTCGAGGAAGGTCTCGCTTTGGTTCAAGGCCAGGCACTGGCCTGCGGATGCCCGGTGCTGGCTACCACCAACACCGGCGGCGAAGACCTGTTTCATGATGAGGTGGAAGGATTTATCGTTCCAATCCGTGACGTCGAGGCACTGACAGATCGCATGGAACGGATCGCGCAGGATCCTGCATTACAGCAACGACTGCGTGCCGCAGGACTGGAACGGGTCAAGCATCTTGGTGGATGGGAAACCTACGGTGATCGTTGGGAGAAGCTGCTGCAAAACAGCCTCACGGCGAAGCGTTAG
- the thiS gene encoding sulfur carrier protein ThiS, with amino-acid sequence MSEPIVVTLNGSERHLTELGQQPTIAELIASLGFRADRVALERNGEIVPRTAWPETPLATGDRIELVHFVGGGRG; translated from the coding sequence ATGTCGGAACCGATAGTTGTCACGCTCAACGGGAGCGAACGTCACCTCACCGAACTGGGCCAGCAACCAACGATTGCGGAACTGATTGCATCGCTCGGATTCAGGGCCGACCGGGTCGCACTGGAACGCAATGGGGAAATTGTGCCGCGCACCGCGTGGCCAGAGACGCCGCTGGCCACTGGCGACCGGATCGAGTTAGTTCATTTCGTCGGAGGCGGTCGTGGCTAA